One part of the Triplophysa dalaica isolate WHDGS20190420 chromosome 25, ASM1584641v1, whole genome shotgun sequence genome encodes these proteins:
- the styk1a gene encoding tyrosine-protein kinase STYK1: MSNSSNLTYPCIPGNTLCEVLMFEVELIVVPVLFLVAFLTVLIVLLVLKFSHKPSQSYQLQKFEKHDTNHHNNTNRHGNNSRQHLQGIDAPPDFNPMEHEIIPMTAQSHTDMQNCTSAVPQSSTERSRDIFQLISPLPLSFSVKHHKPFTLYRGVMDREPVILRVLKESADSRDREFFLDFARFLTELGPHPSLPRLLGQVTAEMPQMIVLEELEHKDLLSFLWRCRQDHPGQAAPCDLTERRIFTMGAQIGSALEYLHSKDCIHGKVRAQSILVDRDLSVKLWGLAPAFRMATEARFPLDGLEDLELRKWQAPEVLARKPMLQSSDIWSFGILMYEIVTLGEAPFPKVMASELLQYLQRGNKLKKTPNCSKTLYSIIESCCQWRPKERPSLTELVRKLQSAERTADDRTVIRVSEPLDIKKYMKEVGYAESVINAVL; encoded by the exons ATGTCTAATTCATCTAACCTAACGTATCCATGTATACCAGGCAACACTCTCTGTG AAGTGCTTATGTTTGAAGTAGAGCTGATCGTTGTTCCAGTGCTGTTTCTTGTAGCTTTTCTTACCGTACTGATAGTCTTGCTCGTGCTCAAATTCTCCCACAAGCCATCACAGTCTTATCAACTACAGAAATTTGAAAAGCATGACACAAACCACCATAATAACACAAACAGACATGGTAACAACTCCAGACAGCACCTGCAAGGCATTGATg CACCACCAGACTTCAACCCAATGGAGCATGAAATTATCCCAATGACAGCTCAAAGTCACACAGACATGCAGAATTGCACATCTGCAGTACCTCAGAGCTCCACAGAGAGGAGTCGTGATATCTTTCAGCTGATCTCTCCACTGCCACTTTCATTCTCTGTAAAACATCACAAGCCTTTCACTTTGTACAGAGGTGTCATGGACAGAGAGCCTGTCATTTTACGAGTGCTTAAAG AATCAGCTGATTCCAGAGATCGTGAGTTTTTTCTGGACTTTGCCCGCTTCCTGACAGAGCTTGGCCCTCATCCATCTTTGCCCAGACTGCTGGGGCAGGTGACTGCTGAGATGCCTCAGATGATTGTGCTGGAGGAGCTGGAACACAAAGACCTGTTGAGCTTCCTGTGGAGGTGCAGACAG gaCCATCCGGGTCAAGCAGCACCATGTGACCTGACTGAAAGACGAATCTTTACCATGGGTGCTCAGATTGGATCTGCTCTG GAGTATCTACATAGTAAAGACTGCATCCATGGCAAGGTCAGAGCTCAAAGCATCCTGGTTGATCGGGACCTGTCAGTCAAGCTGTGGGGGTTGGCGCCAGCATTTCGGATGGCGACGGAAGCGAGATTTCCACTGGATGGCTTGGAAGATCTAGAACTCAGGAAGTGGCAAGCTCCAGAGGTGTTGGCACGGAAACCTATGTTGCAAAGCAGTGACAT ATGGTCGTTTGGCATCTTGATGTATGAAATAGTCACGTTAG GAGAGGCTCCATTTCCAAAAGTTATGGCGAGTGAACTTCTGCAGTATTTACAAAGaggaaataaattgaaaaaaacaccAAACTGCTCTAAAACACT ATATTCTATTATCGAGAGCTGCTGTCAGTGGAGACCAAAGGAACGACCATCACTGACTGAGCTGGTTCGAAAGCTCCAATCAGCCGAGAGAACAGCAGATGATCGGACAGTGATACGAGTGTCAGAGCCGCTGGACATAAAGAAATACATGAAGGAAGTGGGCTATGCAGAATCAGTCATCAATGCTGTGCTCTAA